The following are encoded together in the Triticum dicoccoides isolate Atlit2015 ecotype Zavitan chromosome 6B, WEW_v2.0, whole genome shotgun sequence genome:
- the LOC119326483 gene encoding uncharacterized protein LOC119326483 isoform X1 — translation MTAKTLRNKGATDCTGGPTREQSAIHRKTKVTSGSNGRKPKGFGRFNEGIKRMLKLEAAEKALSDAVEKECLAEEKYYCGLHDRPKSYTTFDEKQFGNLDDPVARDFPCSVVSLALFDGDTMLFACSGIPLPPGRAKLPLTRYVTSERLVRVYQGYMYRDDKLRIVVRLPNDEKVGGLLELYNSHIAIVTCLSLQAVKPLDLIQASTPTSSSDEMIAAGRAFQSGCLMSAKVKPVPVSQKDLSGWKIVNVYKCGPEAVLGGPVIGNDNRIIGINFDVHGAFSPDAENLCVLFVPLDSLYTYLHHFRILSREGLWFREYSLPEGVYTLVPSAFRRRIYRIMHFSYPMPPPLVLELNGVLRNQFEECFGEVCAWKGYPFGVPPYSSVERVWVRLGNDVLKDVSRRVVSVASFKGYNRLFACTGLLIKWRESTAVLTSASVIGCCHDHDESYGLCKDFMCNSCYYDEDGIRHGQMSEIKVFLPPNQRANGTLKLYSSNYNIAIISLDKKLIGTRPEDIFKENSTRKSSGKVVAIGRETIRGLLMASMGEVKPRDKDCELDCKDLKLSTCKIKKAGIGGPLINFDGSFVGMNHFDGRMVTPFLPKSKIVQVLRQGVSVRRDDGPVHLRDASEGSRINRWPVPRPYWYHGLLDADRDDHLPAVSRGRVLQ, via the exons AT GACTGCAAAGACCCTCAGAAACAAGGGGGCAACTGACTGCACAGGAGGCCCGACTAGGGAGCAGAGTGCCATACATAGAAAGACCAAGGTTACAAGTGGGAGTAATGGCCGAAAACCAAAAGGCTTTGGTAGGTTTAACGAAGGCATAAAAAGGATGTTGAAAC TTGAGGCAGCTGAGAAGGCGCTGTCTGATGCCGTGGAGAAAGAATGTCTTGCTGAGGAGAAATATTATTGCGGACTTCATGATCGACCTAAATCATACACTACTTTTGATGAGAAACAATTTGGCAATCTAGACGATCCTGTCGCTCGAGATTTTCCTTGCAGTGTCGTCTCACTTGCTTTATTTGATG GAGATACAATGTTATTTGCATGCTCCGGCATACCTCTACCACCCGGGAGAGCTAAACTTCCCCTTACAAGATATGTGACATCAGAACGTTTGGTTAGAGTATATCAGGGATATATGTATAGAGATGATAAATTGAGG ATTGTAGTGCGCCTTCCTAATGATGAAAAAGTTGGCGGCCTTTTGGAGCTATATAATAGCCACATTGCTATCGTCACGTGCTTGAGCCTCCAAGCTGTCAAACCTCTGGATCTTATTCAGGCTTCTACTCCTACCTCTTCTTCTGATGAGATGATAGCTGCTGGGCGTGCCTTCCAGTCGGGCTGTTTGATGTCCGCAAAGGTAAAGCCAGTTCCGGTCTCTCAGAAAGATCTCAGTGGCTGGAAAATTGTCAACGTCTATAAATGTGGGCCAGAG GCTGTACTTGGAGGGCCAGTTATAGGAAACGATAACAGAATTATTGGCATAAACTTTGATGTTCATGGTGCTTTTTCTCCTGATGCGGAAAATCTCTGTGTATTGTTTGTTCCTCTGGATTCACTGTACACATACTTGCACCATTTTCGAATACTCAG TCGTGAAGGACTATGGTTCCGTGAATATTCGTTGCCTGAAGGTGTATACACCCTAGTCCCTTCAG CATTTAGGAGAAGAATTTACCGGATAATGCACTTTAGTTATCCCATGCCACCACCACTTGTGCTCGAGC TTAATGGGGTATTGCGTAATCAATTTGAAGAATGCTTTGGTGAAGTATGTGCATGGAAAGGGTATCCTTTTGGTGTTCCACCCTATAGTTCAGTCGAGCGTGTCTGGGTGCGACTGGGGAACGATGTTTTGAAAGATGTATCCCGTCGTGTTGTCTCAGTTGCTTCATTCAAAG GATACAATAGGCTTTTTGCATGCACAGGCTTGCTTATAAAGTGGCGTGAATCCACTGCCGTTCTAACTTCAGCCAGTGTGATTGGGTGTTGTCATGATCACGATGAAAGTTATGGACTTTGTAAGGACTTCATGTGTAATAGTTGTTATTATGATGAAGATGGAATTCGTCATGGACAGATG TCGGAGATTAAGGTGTTCCTCCCTCCAAATCAACGCGCCAATGGGACATTGAAATTGTACAGTTCAAACTATAATATTGCTATTATCAGTCTCGACAAGAAATTAATTGGTACTCGTCCAGAAGACATTTTCAAGGAGAATTCCACTCGGAAATCATCTGGAAAAGTAGTAGCCATAGGGCGTGAGACTATACGAGGACTATTGATGGCATCAATGGGTGAAGTGAAGCCTAGAGACAAGGATTGCGAACTTGATTGCAAAGATCTTAAGCTGTCCACTTGTAAGATCAAGAAG GCTGGAATTGGTGGTCCTCTTATTAATTTTGATGGGAGTTTTGTTGGCATGAACCATTTTGATGGAAGGATGGTAACTCCTTTCCTTCCAAAGAGCAAGATTGTCCAAGTTTTAAGACAAGGTGTTTCAGTAAG GCGGGATGACGGTCCTGTGCACTTACGAGATGCCAGTGAGGGGTCACGGATAAACAG GTGGCCTGTGCCCCGGCCATATTGGTATCATGGTCTACTCGATGCGGATAGGGATGATCATCTACCCGCCGTGAGTAGAGGAAGGGTACTGCAATAG
- the LOC119326483 gene encoding uncharacterized protein LOC119326483 isoform X2, protein MTAKTLRNKGATDCTGGPTREQSAIHRKTKVTSGSNGRKPKGFGRFNEGIKRMLKLEAAEKALSDAVEKECLAEEKYYCGLHDRPKSYTTFDEKQFGNLDDPVARDFPCSVVSLALFDGDTMLFACSGIPLPPGRAKLPLTRYVTSERLVRVYQGYMYRDDKLRIVVRLPNDEKVGGLLELYNSHIAIVTCLSLQAVKPLDLIQASTPTSSSDEMIAAGRAFQSGCLMSAKVKPVPVSQKDLSGWKIVNVYKCGPEAVLGGPVIGNDNRIIGINFDVHGAFSPDAENLCVLFVPLDSLYTYLHHFRILSREGLWFREYSLPEGVYTLVPSAFRRRIYRIMHFSYPMPPPLVLELNGVLRNQFEECFGEVCAWKGYPFGVPPYSSVERVWVRLGNDVLKDVSRRVVSVASFKGYNRLFACTGLLIKWRESTAVLTSASVIGCCHDHDESYGLCKDFMCNSCYYDEDGIRHGQMSEIKVFLPPNQRANGTLKLYSSNYNIAIISLDKKLIGTRPEDIFKENSTRKSSGKVVAIGRETIRGLLMASMGEVKPRDKDCELDCKDLKLSTCKIKKAGIGGPLINFDGSFVGMNHFDGRMVTPFLPKSKIVQVLRQGVSAG, encoded by the exons AT GACTGCAAAGACCCTCAGAAACAAGGGGGCAACTGACTGCACAGGAGGCCCGACTAGGGAGCAGAGTGCCATACATAGAAAGACCAAGGTTACAAGTGGGAGTAATGGCCGAAAACCAAAAGGCTTTGGTAGGTTTAACGAAGGCATAAAAAGGATGTTGAAAC TTGAGGCAGCTGAGAAGGCGCTGTCTGATGCCGTGGAGAAAGAATGTCTTGCTGAGGAGAAATATTATTGCGGACTTCATGATCGACCTAAATCATACACTACTTTTGATGAGAAACAATTTGGCAATCTAGACGATCCTGTCGCTCGAGATTTTCCTTGCAGTGTCGTCTCACTTGCTTTATTTGATG GAGATACAATGTTATTTGCATGCTCCGGCATACCTCTACCACCCGGGAGAGCTAAACTTCCCCTTACAAGATATGTGACATCAGAACGTTTGGTTAGAGTATATCAGGGATATATGTATAGAGATGATAAATTGAGG ATTGTAGTGCGCCTTCCTAATGATGAAAAAGTTGGCGGCCTTTTGGAGCTATATAATAGCCACATTGCTATCGTCACGTGCTTGAGCCTCCAAGCTGTCAAACCTCTGGATCTTATTCAGGCTTCTACTCCTACCTCTTCTTCTGATGAGATGATAGCTGCTGGGCGTGCCTTCCAGTCGGGCTGTTTGATGTCCGCAAAGGTAAAGCCAGTTCCGGTCTCTCAGAAAGATCTCAGTGGCTGGAAAATTGTCAACGTCTATAAATGTGGGCCAGAG GCTGTACTTGGAGGGCCAGTTATAGGAAACGATAACAGAATTATTGGCATAAACTTTGATGTTCATGGTGCTTTTTCTCCTGATGCGGAAAATCTCTGTGTATTGTTTGTTCCTCTGGATTCACTGTACACATACTTGCACCATTTTCGAATACTCAG TCGTGAAGGACTATGGTTCCGTGAATATTCGTTGCCTGAAGGTGTATACACCCTAGTCCCTTCAG CATTTAGGAGAAGAATTTACCGGATAATGCACTTTAGTTATCCCATGCCACCACCACTTGTGCTCGAGC TTAATGGGGTATTGCGTAATCAATTTGAAGAATGCTTTGGTGAAGTATGTGCATGGAAAGGGTATCCTTTTGGTGTTCCACCCTATAGTTCAGTCGAGCGTGTCTGGGTGCGACTGGGGAACGATGTTTTGAAAGATGTATCCCGTCGTGTTGTCTCAGTTGCTTCATTCAAAG GATACAATAGGCTTTTTGCATGCACAGGCTTGCTTATAAAGTGGCGTGAATCCACTGCCGTTCTAACTTCAGCCAGTGTGATTGGGTGTTGTCATGATCACGATGAAAGTTATGGACTTTGTAAGGACTTCATGTGTAATAGTTGTTATTATGATGAAGATGGAATTCGTCATGGACAGATG TCGGAGATTAAGGTGTTCCTCCCTCCAAATCAACGCGCCAATGGGACATTGAAATTGTACAGTTCAAACTATAATATTGCTATTATCAGTCTCGACAAGAAATTAATTGGTACTCGTCCAGAAGACATTTTCAAGGAGAATTCCACTCGGAAATCATCTGGAAAAGTAGTAGCCATAGGGCGTGAGACTATACGAGGACTATTGATGGCATCAATGGGTGAAGTGAAGCCTAGAGACAAGGATTGCGAACTTGATTGCAAAGATCTTAAGCTGTCCACTTGTAAGATCAAGAAG GCTGGAATTGGTGGTCCTCTTATTAATTTTGATGGGAGTTTTGTTGGCATGAACCATTTTGATGGAAGGATGGTAACTCCTTTCCTTCCAAAGAGCAAGATTGTCCAAGTTTTAAGACAAGGTGTTTCA GCGGGATGA